The following proteins come from a genomic window of Salvia hispanica cultivar TCC Black 2014 chromosome 4, UniMelb_Shisp_WGS_1.0, whole genome shotgun sequence:
- the LOC125220303 gene encoding uncharacterized protein LOC125220303 has product MSFVDGLQARDAITDNAVENDWQIHFKRANKKQFEAACHDPCAWFCSGSLVSKNGVVVIKKSDDVHTCPRAVRNKLVTSTWIASKYLHVFRLHPSMSCKDLGRDLMQRYAFDATKCRLYHAKRKAIDMLVDTVEEHYAKLSSYTLEFCRSDREGRFELHVDVGAVFNAMYIGFSGLKKGFMEGCRRVIGLDGAFPKTYLGGILLSAVGTDGNNQMYPIAWVVVEVEMSFVGGLENAVKEIISMAEHINCARNIYANWKKTHKGPALKQLFWKLLRSTYMQEYVGACRELEKEDG; this is encoded by the exons ATGAGCTTTGTTGATGGTTTGCAAGCTAGAGATGCCATCACAGATAATGCAGTGGAAAATGATTGGCAAATTCATTTCAAGAGAGCAAACAAGAAACAATTTGAAGCAGCTTGTCATGATCCTTGTGCATGGTTCTGTTCAGGTAGTTTGGTTTCTAAAAATGGTGTTGTGGTAATAAAGAAATCGGATGATGTTCACACTTGTCCAAGAGCTGTGAGGAATAAGCTTGTCACATCTACTTGGATTGCTAGCAAGTATTTACATGTCTTTAGGCTTCATCCTTCAATGAGCTGCAAAGATTTGGGTAGAGACCTGATGCAAAGGTATGCTTTTGATGCAACAAAGTGCAGGTTGTATCATGCTAAGAGGAAGGCCATTGATATGTTGGTGGACACTGTGGAAGAGCATTATGCAAAGTTAAGTAGCTATACTTTGGAGTTTTGTAGATCTGACAGAGAGGGCAGGTTTGAACTGCATGTGGATGTAGGTGCAGTATTTAATGCAATGTATATTGGGTTCAGTGGTTTAAAAAAGGGTTTCATGGAGGGATGTAGGAGAGTCATTGGGTTAGATGGTGCTTTCCCAAAGACTTATCTAGGAGGGATCTTGCTGTCAGCTGTAGGGACAGATGGTAACAATCAGATGTACCCTATAGCATGGGTTGTGGTTGAAGTTGAAATGAGCTTTGTTGGA GGCCTTGAGAATGCTGTGAAGGAGATTATTTCAATGGCTGAGCACATAAATTGTGCCAGAAATATTTATGCAAATTGGAAGAAAACTCACAAAGGTCCAGCATTGAAGCAGCTTTTCTGGAAGCTACTTAGAAGTACATACATGCAGGAGTATGTTGGTGCATGTAGAGAGTTAGAAAAAGAAGATGGATAG
- the LOC125220302 gene encoding SNW/SKI-interacting protein A-like encodes MSTFLFDYHVMHDDARIHDVGDDFLATLGICHRPMPPYMKRVGFKPSKREDFGDGGAFPEIHCAQYLFGIGRIHYANSLSQDENAKKIVYSQDSDLVPVFAKEVVAKEDGMDLDEKQREIDETTQQTKVALEQIVNVRLNAAESKFIRYKPSQQLACAKGRFISVVGMAVDPLEHPKFKHKRIPRGSSSPPVPVMHSPPRPVTVKEQQEWKIPPSISNSKNSKGYVIPLDKRMAADGSGLQEVRISDNHAKLSKALYVGEQKAREAVAACSKVRKEMVMKEEEKKVMELRVLAQKARIKKSGVASANDGDMIVVCERDRDGQKQTDDEKEERLTRQRERVRQRRLEAKDGGVRKKGKISRDRDRDITKKVALGMANTGARGGDVMYDQRLFNQEKGMDLCFGSGTDDAYNIYDKGLFNAQSALTTLFKPKKDRDDEMYGGVDEQLDKIKCVKVDRAFTGTSERAGPIDMPVEFDKEQDPFGLDEFLKEVRMKESGVSKRDGSDKDLP; translated from the coding sequence TGCCTCCTTATATGAAACGGGTAGGGTTTAAGCCGTCGAAGCGTGAGGATTTTGGGGATGGAGGGGCTTTTCCTGAGATTCACTGCGCGCAGTATCTATTTGGGATTGGGAGGATTCATTATGCAAATTCTTTGAGTCAGGATGAGAATGCGAAGAAGATTGTGTATTCTCAGGACTCGGATCTTGTCCCAGTCTTTGCCAAGGAAGTTGTTGCGAAAGAGGATGGAATGGATCTTGATGAGAAGCAGAGGGAGATTGATGAGACAACACAGCAAACCAAGGTTGCATTGGAGCAGATTGTGAATGTTAGGTTGAATGCTGCGGAATCTAAGTTCATCAGGTATAAGCCGTCTCAGCAGTTGGCATGTGCTAAAGGGAGATTCATTAGCGTGGTGGGAATGGCAGTAGATCCTTTGGAGCATCCCAAGTTCAAGCACAAGAGAATTCCGAGAGGTTCGAGTTCTCCACCAGTCCCCGTCATGCATTCTCCCCCTCGGCCCGTGACTGTGAAGGAGCAGCAGGAGTGGAAAATCCCACCTAGCATATCTAACTCGAAGAATTCTAAAGGTTATGTGATTCCTCTCGACAAACGGATGGCTGCTGATGGCAGTGGGCTGCAGGAGGTTCGGATTAGTGATAATCATGCTAAGTTATCAAAGGCTCTGTATGTTGGAGAACAGAAAGCTAGAGAGGCTGTTGCAGCGTGTTCAAAGGTTCGAAAGGAGATGGTGATGAAGGAAGAGGAGAAGAAAGTTATGGAACTACGGGTGTTGGCACAGAAGGCTagaattaagaaaagtggagtaGCTTCTGCTAATGATGGTGATATGATTGTGGTGTGTGAAAGGGATAGAGATGGCCAAAAGCAAACAGATGATGAGAAAGAGGAAAGATTGACACGgcaaagagagagagtgaggcAAAGAAGACTGGAGGCGAAAGATGGTGGCGTGAGGAAGAAGGGGAAGATAAGCCGGGATAGAGACCGTGATATCACTAAGAAAGTGGCTCTTGGGATGGCCAACACTGGTGCAAGAGGGGGTGATGTTATGTATGATCAAAGGCTCTTCAACCAGGAGAAAGGGATGGATTTGTGTTTTGGTTCTGGCACGGACGACGCCTACAATATCTACGACAAGGGTCTGTTTAATGCACAATCTGCTTTGACTACTCTGTTCAAGCCCAAGAAAGACCGTGATGATGAGATGTATGGTGGTGTTGATGAACAGCTTGATAAGATAAAATGCGTCAAGGTTGACCGGGCGTTCACAGGTACTTCCGAGAGGGCTGGCCCAATAGACATGCCTGTTGAGTTTGACAAGGAGCAAGATCCCTTTGGTCTTGACGAATTCTTGAAGGAGGTCAGGATGAAGGAGAGTGGCGTATCCAAGCGAGATGGCTCAGACAAAGATCTACCCTGA